A genomic window from Nocardioides sp. BP30 includes:
- the cobM gene encoding precorrin-4 C(11)-methyltransferase, with protein sequence MTGIVHFVGAGPGAADLLTVRATRLLAQAEVVLYPGTYLDPEVLTHAGARARLVDTQDLDLDAMTERMVAAVGEGRTVVRLTSGDPSLYSALQEQTRRLDAAGVPWDVTPGVPAYAAAAARVGAELTVPLVAQSVVLTRTQARSTAMPQTEALAAFAATRSTLVLHLSITRVRQLMAELVGEYGEGCPVLVVHRASQPGELVLRGTVATIADQVEAAGLRQAAVIMVGRALDRDGGESYLYDATRDRTAKRGRQH encoded by the coding sequence GTGACGGGCATCGTCCACTTCGTCGGCGCGGGTCCCGGGGCCGCCGACCTGCTCACCGTCCGGGCGACCCGGCTGCTGGCGCAGGCGGAGGTGGTGCTCTACCCGGGCACCTACCTGGATCCGGAGGTGCTCACCCACGCCGGAGCCCGAGCCCGCCTGGTCGACACCCAGGACCTGGACCTGGACGCGATGACCGAGCGGATGGTCGCCGCGGTCGGCGAGGGACGCACGGTCGTCCGGCTGACCTCTGGCGACCCGTCGCTCTACTCCGCGCTGCAGGAGCAGACCCGGCGCCTGGACGCCGCCGGCGTGCCCTGGGACGTCACGCCCGGCGTCCCGGCCTACGCCGCCGCCGCCGCCCGGGTGGGGGCCGAGCTGACGGTGCCGCTGGTCGCGCAGTCGGTCGTCCTGACCCGGACGCAGGCGCGGTCGACGGCGATGCCGCAGACCGAGGCGCTCGCGGCCTTCGCCGCCACCCGCTCCACCCTCGTGCTGCACCTCTCGATCACCCGGGTCCGCCAGCTGATGGCCGAGCTCGTGGGGGAGTACGGCGAGGGCTGCCCGGTGCTGGTCGTCCACCGCGCGAGCCAACCCGGGGAGCTGGTGCTGCGAGGCACCGTCGCGACGATCGCCGACCAGGTCGAGGCCGCCGGCCTGCGGCAGGCGGCCGTGATCATGGTCGGCCGCGCGCTCGACCGCGACGGTGGGGAGTCCTACCTCTACGACGCGACGCGCGACCGGACCGCGAAGCGGGGGCGGCAGCACTGA
- the cobJ gene encoding precorrin-3B C(17)-methyltransferase, whose translation MSAPGTFTVVGIGPGDPELITLKAARLIGTADVVAYHAGVRKQSHARRIAAGLIPAGAIEEELRYPVTTGTTDHPGGYVGALADFYEACAVRLAVHLDAGRDVVLLAEGDPLFYGSSMYLHDRFNDLYDTAVVPGVPSFAAATAAVSAPLVRQTDVLTVLPGTLPEPELARRLADTDGAIVMKLGRRFPAVRRALAAAGRLDGSWYVERASQPEERWLPVADVDPESVPYFSLIVVPGDSAPRADTGRLRASAESSARAELSEVPEPSDGPGTAPDRRAELLVIGLGPGPDGWLTPEASAALAEVEHVVGYAPYVARVPQRAGLQRHASGNTVEVDRARFALDLARAGERVAVVSGGDAGVFGMAAAVFEAVEDDQRAGRAAVPVRVLPGVSAVQAVAARAGAPIGADFAVVSLSDRLKPWEVVERRLRAIAEADLVLAVYNPASRSRTTQVARLREVLLDHRKPETVVVVGRDVGRAEESLSVTTLAELDPDRIDMKCLLIVGASSTRVTSAGQVWTPRYVR comes from the coding sequence GTGAGCGCGCCCGGCACCTTCACCGTCGTCGGCATCGGTCCCGGCGACCCCGAGCTGATCACCCTCAAGGCCGCTCGGCTGATCGGCACGGCCGACGTCGTGGCCTACCACGCAGGCGTGCGCAAGCAGTCGCACGCCCGGCGCATCGCGGCGGGGCTCATCCCGGCGGGGGCGATCGAGGAGGAGCTGCGCTACCCGGTGACGACCGGCACGACCGATCACCCGGGCGGGTACGTCGGCGCGCTGGCCGATTTCTACGAGGCCTGCGCGGTGCGGCTCGCGGTGCACCTGGACGCCGGGCGCGACGTGGTGCTGCTCGCCGAGGGCGACCCGCTCTTCTACGGCTCCTCGATGTACCTGCACGACCGGTTCAACGATCTCTACGACACGGCCGTCGTCCCGGGGGTGCCGTCCTTCGCGGCCGCCACAGCGGCGGTCTCCGCTCCACTCGTGCGGCAGACCGACGTGTTGACGGTGCTGCCGGGCACGCTGCCCGAGCCCGAACTGGCCCGCCGGCTGGCCGACACCGACGGCGCCATCGTGATGAAGCTGGGCCGGAGGTTCCCCGCCGTCCGGCGTGCGCTGGCGGCTGCGGGCAGGCTCGACGGCTCGTGGTACGTCGAGCGCGCCTCGCAGCCCGAGGAGCGGTGGCTGCCGGTCGCCGACGTGGACCCGGAGTCGGTGCCGTACTTCTCCCTCATCGTGGTGCCCGGCGACAGCGCGCCGCGGGCGGACACGGGGCGGCTGCGCGCTTCAGCCGAGTCGAGCGCGAGAGCCGAGCTGAGCGAGGTGCCCGAGCCCTCCGACGGCCCCGGAACGGCGCCGGACCGGCGAGCCGAGCTGCTGGTGATCGGACTGGGGCCCGGGCCCGACGGCTGGCTGACCCCCGAGGCGAGCGCCGCCCTGGCGGAGGTCGAGCACGTCGTCGGCTACGCGCCGTACGTCGCTCGTGTCCCGCAGCGCGCCGGCCTGCAGCGGCACGCCTCCGGCAACACCGTCGAGGTGGACCGGGCCCGGTTCGCGCTGGATCTCGCCCGTGCCGGCGAGCGGGTGGCGGTGGTCTCCGGTGGCGACGCCGGAGTCTTCGGCATGGCCGCGGCGGTCTTCGAGGCCGTCGAGGACGATCAGCGCGCGGGGCGTGCCGCCGTACCGGTGCGGGTGCTGCCCGGCGTGAGCGCGGTCCAGGCCGTCGCCGCCCGCGCCGGAGCGCCGATCGGTGCCGACTTCGCCGTCGTCTCGCTCTCCGACCGGCTCAAGCCGTGGGAGGTGGTGGAGCGGCGGCTGCGGGCGATCGCCGAGGCGGATCTCGTGCTGGCCGTCTACAACCCGGCCTCGCGCTCGCGCACGACGCAGGTGGCTCGGCTGCGGGAGGTCCTGCTGGACCACCGCAAGCCCGAGACGGTCGTCGTCGTGGGCCGCGACGTCGGCCGGGCCGAGGAGTCGCTGAGCGTCACCACGCTCGCCGAGCTGGATCCCGACCGCATCGACATGAAGTGCCTGCTGATCGTCGGCGCCTCCTCGACCCGCGTGACGAGCGCCGGTCAGGTGTGGACGCCGAGGTACGTGCGGTGA
- a CDS encoding precorrin-8X methylmutase, with translation MTLDDPTVAVRRPRRHYDYVTIGADIYVDSFATIRREADLSGVPADAERLAVRMIHGSGQVDLVRDLAIHPGLVAAARGALEAGAPILCDATMVATGVTRSRLPADNEVRCFLGDPRVPVLAQQWGTTRTAAAVSLWEPLLDGAVVAIGNAPTALFHLLELLRDGGPRPAAIVGCPVGFIGAAESKEALIALADDGIDIPYVTVRGRRGGSAMTSSALNALAQEAE, from the coding sequence ATGACCCTCGACGACCCCACCGTGGCGGTACGACGCCCGCGTCGGCACTACGACTACGTCACGATCGGGGCCGACATCTACGTCGACTCCTTCGCCACCATCCGGCGGGAGGCCGACCTGTCGGGCGTGCCCGCGGACGCGGAGCGGCTGGCGGTGCGGATGATCCACGGCAGTGGGCAGGTCGACCTGGTCCGCGACCTGGCCATCCACCCGGGCCTGGTGGCCGCCGCACGCGGCGCCCTGGAGGCAGGCGCACCGATCCTGTGCGACGCCACCATGGTCGCCACCGGCGTCACCCGCAGCCGGCTGCCCGCCGACAACGAGGTGCGCTGCTTCCTCGGCGATCCGCGGGTGCCGGTGCTCGCGCAGCAGTGGGGGACCACCCGGACCGCTGCAGCGGTCTCCCTGTGGGAGCCGCTGCTCGACGGTGCCGTGGTCGCCATCGGCAACGCGCCGACGGCGCTCTTCCACCTGCTCGAGCTGCTCCGCGACGGCGGCCCCCGCCCGGCCGCGATCGTCGGTTGCCCGGTCGGCTTCATCGGGGCCGCGGAGTCCAAGGAGGCGCTGATCGCCCTGGCCGACGACGGTATCGACATCCCCTATGTCACCGTCCGCGGCCGGCGCGGCGGCTCGGCGATGACCTCCTCGGCGCTCAACGCCCTGGCCCAGGAGGCGGAGTGA
- a CDS encoding nitrite reductase → MLRTRPDRCPGVLRPWRADDGLLVRLRLVGGRLASSTLTALCAVAREYGDGRVHLTSRANLQLRALPAVAAPSGVPSGASSEASPGAALPAEVVTAIEATGLLPSRSHELARNVLVSPQTGLAGGRADLRPLAADLDRLVCADPLLAGLPGRFLFVLDDGRGDLLDRSADLGLVVLSAGEAQLRIGEGWGPVVPLEAAAAALVELATAFMAGRGEGPEAAWHVPELSAPLGPASPADPRLPAPSPALPFGRVAGGVHVGVPTGVEPALAAELRDRSDELVVTPWRGVLVPEPEEDR, encoded by the coding sequence GTGCTCCGCACTCGTCCCGATCGCTGCCCCGGGGTGCTGCGACCCTGGCGCGCCGACGACGGCCTGCTGGTCCGGCTGCGGCTCGTCGGCGGCAGGCTCGCGTCCTCGACGCTGACGGCGCTGTGCGCCGTCGCCCGCGAGTACGGCGACGGGCGCGTCCACCTGACCTCCCGCGCCAACCTCCAGCTTCGGGCGCTGCCCGCCGTCGCCGCCCCCTCCGGTGTCCCCTCCGGGGCCTCGTCCGAGGCCTCGCCGGGGGCCGCGCTGCCTGCCGAGGTCGTGACGGCGATCGAGGCCACCGGCCTGCTCCCCTCGCGCAGCCACGAGCTGGCGCGCAACGTGCTGGTCTCGCCGCAGACCGGCCTGGCCGGGGGACGGGCGGACCTGCGCCCGCTGGCAGCCGACCTGGACCGGCTGGTGTGCGCCGACCCGCTGCTGGCTGGTCTGCCAGGACGCTTCCTGTTCGTGCTCGACGACGGTCGCGGCGACCTCCTGGACCGATCCGCCGACCTCGGTCTGGTGGTGCTCTCGGCGGGCGAGGCCCAGCTGCGGATCGGGGAGGGCTGGGGGCCGGTGGTGCCGCTCGAGGCGGCAGCCGCGGCGCTGGTCGAGCTCGCCACGGCCTTCATGGCGGGGCGCGGTGAGGGACCCGAGGCGGCCTGGCACGTCCCCGAGCTCTCGGCGCCGCTGGGTCCCGCGTCACCCGCCGATCCACGTCTCCCGGCGCCCTCGCCGGCGCTGCCCTTCGGGCGGGTGGCCGGCGGCGTCCACGTCGGCGTACCGACCGGGGTGGAGCCGGCGCTCGCCGCCGAGCTCCGCGACCGTTCCGACGAGCTGGTGGTGACGCCGTGGCGCGGCGTCCTCGTTCCCGAACCCGAGGAGGACCGATGA
- a CDS encoding multifunctional oxoglutarate decarboxylase/oxoglutarate dehydrogenase thiamine pyrophosphate-binding subunit/dihydrolipoyllysine-residue succinyltransferase subunit: MSSGNPSNNTTDVPAEFGANEWLVEEMFDQYSKDPSSVDPVWVKFFEANGSPGGPSDTGTAKPAANGSIAPEPVKAAPAPAAATSPTTGVTPVAAPVATPRPATSQAAEPAKDTTTPVPKENRITPAAPSSSTDEPTYTTLKGIAAATAKNMEVSLSVPTATSVRNIPVKLLWDNRVVINNHLRRARGGKVSFTHLIGYAIIKAIKAMPAMNNTYEERDGKPTLVAQPHINLGLAIDQQKPDGTRQLVAPSIKNCETFDFAGFWAAYEEIIKKAKDNKLSMADYSGTTVSLTNVGGLGTSHSVPRLMAGQAAIIGVGSMEYPPEWMGASETAIAANGVSKIMTMTSTYDHRVIQGAQSGEFLNIVSKLLLGADGFYDEIFASLRIPYTPIRWNQDVSTSHDDQISKQVRVGELIHAFRVRGHMMADTDPLEYKQRTHPDLEIENHGLTLWDLEREFPVGSFAAGKKPFMKLRDILGVLRDAYVRTTGIEYMHIQDPEQRAWLQERVERPYDKTPREEQLRILEKLNEAEAFETFLQTKFVGQKRFSLEGGETAIPVIDEICEAAAQSGLDEVAIGMAHRGRLNVLANIVGKEYSQIFREFEGNIDPRTVQGSGDVKYHLGAEGELVAGTGEKIKVSVAANPSHLEVVDPVLEGIARAKQDVLDRGDFSVLPLLVHGDAAFAGQGVVAETLNLSQLRGYRTGGTVHVVINNQVGFTTSPSSSRSTLYATDVARMVQAPIFHVNGDDPEACVRVARLAFEYRQAFNKDVVIDLICYRRRGHNEGDDPSFTQPLMYDLIEKKRSVRKLYTEALIGRGDITVQEAEQVLADYQAKLERVFTSVRDANALPDRGWQTVPQYPAKAPLATPSAVSDEVLKRVADAYVTPPVGFTVHPKVMPQLERRAKQISEGGIDWATGELLAFGSLLMEGRPVRLAGQDSRRGTFSQRFATMIDRTNADEWTPLANLTEDQAKFYVYDSLLSEYAALGFEYGYSVARPDALVLWEAQFGDFVNGAQSVIDEYITSGRTKWQQDSGVVLLLPHGYEGQGPDHSSARIERFLQMAADDAIQIAQPSTPASHFHLLRTHAHSEDHRPLVVFTPKSMLRRKEAAAQPADFTSGSFRPVIGDAMADKSQVETLLLVSGRLTWDLMVDRGKRGLESKVAIARTEQLYPWPTEELKAELATYPNLKNVRWVQDEPLNQGPWPTFALNVVPELGVPVQVIARTASTTTAVGTSKRHLAEQKELLDQAFA; encoded by the coding sequence GTGTCCTCAGGCAACCCATCCAACAACACCACCGACGTCCCCGCAGAGTTCGGTGCCAACGAGTGGCTGGTCGAGGAGATGTTCGACCAGTACTCCAAGGACCCCTCGAGCGTCGATCCGGTCTGGGTGAAGTTCTTCGAGGCGAACGGCTCGCCGGGCGGTCCGTCCGACACCGGTACGGCGAAGCCCGCGGCCAACGGCAGCATCGCTCCCGAGCCGGTGAAGGCCGCGCCGGCCCCGGCCGCCGCGACCTCCCCGACCACCGGCGTCACCCCTGTCGCGGCGCCCGTCGCCACCCCCCGACCGGCCACCAGCCAGGCGGCCGAGCCGGCCAAGGACACCACCACCCCCGTCCCGAAGGAGAACCGGATCACTCCGGCCGCTCCCAGCAGCAGCACCGACGAGCCGACCTACACCACCCTCAAGGGCATCGCCGCCGCCACCGCGAAGAACATGGAGGTGTCGCTGTCCGTGCCGACGGCCACCTCGGTGCGCAACATCCCGGTGAAGCTGCTGTGGGACAACCGGGTCGTCATCAACAACCACCTGCGCCGGGCGCGCGGCGGCAAGGTGTCGTTCACCCATCTCATCGGCTACGCCATCATCAAGGCGATCAAGGCCATGCCCGCGATGAACAACACCTACGAGGAGCGCGACGGCAAGCCGACGCTCGTCGCCCAGCCGCACATCAACCTGGGCCTGGCGATCGACCAGCAGAAGCCCGACGGCACGCGGCAGCTGGTGGCGCCCTCGATCAAGAACTGCGAGACCTTCGACTTCGCCGGCTTCTGGGCGGCCTACGAGGAGATCATCAAGAAGGCCAAGGACAACAAGCTGTCCATGGCCGACTACTCCGGCACCACCGTCAGCCTCACCAACGTCGGCGGCCTCGGCACCAGCCACTCGGTGCCGCGGCTGATGGCCGGCCAGGCCGCCATCATCGGGGTGGGCTCGATGGAGTACCCCCCGGAGTGGATGGGCGCCTCCGAGACCGCTATCGCCGCCAACGGCGTCAGCAAGATCATGACGATGACCTCGACGTACGACCACCGGGTCATCCAGGGAGCCCAGTCCGGCGAGTTCCTCAACATCGTCTCCAAGCTGCTGCTGGGAGCCGACGGCTTCTATGACGAGATCTTCGCCAGCCTGCGGATCCCCTACACCCCGATCCGGTGGAACCAGGACGTCTCGACCAGCCACGACGACCAGATCTCCAAGCAGGTCCGGGTCGGCGAGCTGATCCACGCCTTCCGCGTCCGCGGCCACATGATGGCCGACACCGACCCGCTGGAGTACAAGCAGCGCACCCACCCCGACCTCGAGATCGAGAACCACGGCCTGACGCTGTGGGACCTCGAGCGCGAGTTCCCGGTGGGCTCCTTCGCGGCGGGCAAGAAGCCGTTCATGAAGCTGCGCGACATCCTCGGCGTGCTGCGGGACGCCTACGTGCGGACCACCGGCATCGAGTACATGCACATCCAGGACCCCGAGCAGCGGGCCTGGCTGCAGGAGCGCGTCGAGCGGCCCTACGACAAGACCCCGCGCGAGGAGCAGCTGCGCATCCTGGAGAAGCTCAACGAGGCCGAGGCCTTCGAGACCTTCCTGCAGACCAAGTTCGTCGGCCAGAAGCGCTTCTCCCTGGAGGGCGGTGAGACAGCCATCCCGGTGATCGACGAGATCTGCGAGGCGGCCGCCCAGTCCGGGCTGGACGAGGTAGCGATCGGCATGGCCCACCGCGGCCGGCTCAACGTGCTGGCCAACATCGTGGGCAAGGAGTACAGCCAGATCTTCCGCGAGTTCGAGGGCAACATCGACCCGCGGACGGTGCAGGGCTCCGGCGACGTGAAGTACCACCTCGGTGCCGAGGGCGAGCTGGTCGCCGGCACCGGCGAGAAGATCAAGGTGAGCGTCGCCGCCAACCCCTCGCACCTCGAGGTCGTCGACCCCGTGCTGGAGGGCATCGCGCGCGCCAAGCAGGACGTCCTGGACCGGGGCGACTTCTCGGTGCTGCCGCTGCTCGTCCACGGCGACGCGGCCTTCGCCGGCCAGGGCGTGGTGGCCGAGACGCTGAACCTCTCCCAACTGCGCGGCTATCGCACCGGCGGCACCGTGCACGTGGTGATCAACAACCAGGTCGGCTTCACCACCAGCCCGAGCAGCTCCCGCTCGACGCTGTACGCCACCGACGTCGCCCGGATGGTCCAGGCGCCGATCTTCCACGTGAACGGCGATGACCCGGAGGCGTGTGTCCGGGTCGCGCGGTTGGCCTTCGAGTACCGCCAGGCGTTCAACAAGGACGTCGTCATCGACCTCATCTGCTACCGCCGCCGCGGCCACAACGAGGGCGACGACCCGTCGTTCACCCAGCCGCTGATGTACGACCTGATCGAGAAGAAGCGCTCGGTGCGCAAGCTCTACACCGAGGCGCTGATCGGTCGCGGCGACATCACCGTGCAGGAGGCCGAGCAGGTGCTCGCCGACTACCAGGCCAAGCTGGAGCGGGTCTTCACCTCGGTCCGGGATGCGAACGCGCTGCCCGACCGCGGTTGGCAGACAGTGCCGCAGTACCCGGCCAAGGCACCGCTCGCCACCCCCTCAGCGGTCAGCGACGAGGTGCTCAAGCGGGTCGCGGACGCCTACGTGACGCCGCCGGTCGGCTTCACCGTCCACCCCAAGGTGATGCCGCAGCTGGAGCGTCGTGCCAAGCAGATCAGCGAGGGCGGCATCGACTGGGCCACCGGCGAGCTGCTCGCCTTCGGCTCGCTGCTGATGGAGGGCCGTCCGGTCCGGCTGGCCGGCCAGGACTCCCGCCGCGGCACGTTCTCGCAGCGCTTCGCCACGATGATCGACCGCACGAACGCCGACGAGTGGACGCCGCTGGCCAACCTCACCGAGGACCAGGCCAAGTTCTACGTCTACGACTCGCTGCTCTCGGAGTACGCCGCGCTCGGCTTCGAGTACGGCTACTCGGTCGCCCGTCCCGACGCGCTGGTGCTGTGGGAGGCGCAGTTCGGCGACTTCGTCAACGGCGCCCAGTCGGTGATCGACGAGTACATCACCTCCGGTCGCACCAAGTGGCAGCAGGACTCCGGGGTGGTGCTCCTGCTCCCCCACGGCTACGAAGGCCAGGGACCGGACCACTCCTCCGCCCGGATCGAGCGGTTCCTGCAGATGGCCGCCGACGACGCGATCCAGATCGCCCAGCCGTCGACGCCCGCCTCGCACTTCCACCTGCTGCGCACCCACGCGCACTCCGAGGACCACCGTCCGCTGGTGGTCTTCACGCCGAAGTCGATGCTGCGCCGCAAGGAGGCCGCCGCCCAGCCGGCGGACTTCACCAGCGGCAGCTTCCGCCCGGTGATCGGTGACGCGATGGCCGACAAGAGCCAGGTCGAGACGCTGCTGCTGGTCTCGGGCAGGCTGACCTGGGACCTGATGGTCGACCGCGGCAAGCGGGGTCTGGAGAGCAAGGTCGCGATCGCGCGCACCGAGCAGCTCTACCCCTGGCCGACCGAGGAGCTGAAGGCGGAGCTGGCCACCTACCCGAACCTGAAGAACGTCCGGTGGGTGCAGGACGAGCCGCTCAACCAGGGCCCGTGGCCGACCTTCGCCCTCAACGTGGTGCCCGAGCTCGGCGTACCCGTCCAGGTCATCGCCCGGACCGCCTCGACCACCACCGCCGTGGGTACGTCGAAGCGGCACCTGGCCGAGCAGAAGGAACTGCTGGACCAGGCCTTCGCCTGA
- a CDS encoding DUF6104 family protein — protein sequence MYFTDRGIEELVNRRGDDEVTLAWLAEQLQAFVDIHPEFETPIERFATWLARLDDPED from the coding sequence ATGTACTTCACCGACCGCGGCATCGAGGAGCTCGTCAACCGGCGCGGCGACGACGAGGTCACGCTCGCCTGGCTCGCCGAGCAACTGCAGGCCTTCGTGGACATCCATCCGGAGTTCGAGACGCCGATCGAGCGCTTCGCTACCTGGCTGGCGCGTCTGGACGACCCCGAGGACTAG
- a CDS encoding fatty acid desaturase family protein has translation MHSIKLTPEQLEEFGAEMDAIRRRIVADLGEADADYIRRIVKYQRGFEVAGRSMFYLPPLWPAAVAALSVSKILDNMEIGHNVMHGQYDWMGDPGLNSRMYEWDNVCPSDQWKYSHNYIHHTFTNILGKDRDIGYGVLRMDEDQPWHPYYLGNPLYAFLLMIFFEWGVALHDLEVENLVAGRRTFEDNKPLHRGIMRKVRRQALKDYLLFPALTGPLFPLTLAGNATANLVRNIWAFNIIFCGHFPTGVATFSIEETEDESRGQWYYRQLLGSANITGSRLFHVMSGNLSHQIEHHLFPDIPARRYPEIAEEVRRICEKYDLPYNTGPLHRQLGGVFGKILKLALPGRPGRRKDTAPDRVPDGAVAA, from the coding sequence ATGCACAGCATCAAGCTCACGCCCGAGCAGCTCGAGGAGTTCGGCGCCGAGATGGACGCCATCCGGCGACGGATCGTGGCCGACCTCGGCGAGGCCGACGCCGACTACATCCGCAGGATCGTGAAGTACCAGCGCGGCTTCGAGGTCGCCGGTCGCTCGATGTTCTACCTGCCGCCGCTGTGGCCGGCGGCCGTCGCCGCCCTCTCGGTGTCGAAGATCCTCGACAACATGGAGATCGGCCACAACGTGATGCACGGCCAGTACGACTGGATGGGCGATCCCGGGCTCAACTCCCGGATGTATGAGTGGGACAACGTCTGCCCCAGCGACCAGTGGAAGTACTCGCACAACTACATCCACCACACCTTCACCAACATCCTCGGCAAGGACCGCGACATCGGCTACGGCGTCCTGCGGATGGACGAGGACCAGCCGTGGCATCCCTACTACCTGGGGAACCCGCTGTACGCCTTCCTGCTGATGATCTTCTTCGAGTGGGGCGTGGCTCTGCACGACCTCGAGGTGGAGAACCTGGTCGCAGGCCGCCGTACGTTCGAGGACAACAAGCCGCTGCACCGCGGCATCATGCGCAAGGTCAGGCGACAGGCGCTCAAGGACTACCTGCTGTTCCCGGCGCTCACCGGTCCGCTGTTCCCGCTCACGCTCGCCGGCAACGCGACGGCCAACCTCGTGCGCAACATCTGGGCCTTCAACATCATCTTCTGCGGCCATTTCCCGACCGGCGTCGCGACGTTCTCCATCGAGGAGACCGAGGACGAGAGCCGCGGGCAGTGGTACTACCGGCAGCTGCTCGGCTCGGCCAACATCACCGGCAGCCGTCTCTTCCACGTGATGAGCGGCAACCTGAGCCATCAGATCGAGCACCATCTCTTCCCGGACATCCCGGCGCGTCGCTACCCGGAGATCGCCGAGGAGGTACGCCGGATCTGCGAGAAGTACGACCTGCCGTACAACACCGGCCCGCTGCACCGCCAGCTCGGCGGCGTCTTCGGCAAGATCCTCAAGCTCGCCCTCCCGGGTCGACCGGGGCGTCGCAAGGACACCGCCCCGGACCGGGTCCCGGACGGCGCGGTGGCGGCCTGA
- a CDS encoding ferredoxin reductase: MSIAGTLLRSRAVAALASPHGIDRYLELVNPMWAAHEVRARLVEIRREVDVPGEPAVATLTFQPTSTWRGHRPGQYVQLAVDLPGARRLTRCFTLSSAGSRPGERFSVTMRANPDGEVSRYLVDQAAVGQVVHLSQAAGDFVLPDAVPEHVLFITGGSGITPAMAMLRSLLLRTHRGRVTFLHYTRSAEHQIFRAELEEIGTTGYGVDLHLVYPEQGGRNFSPMELERIVPHFREVDTWLCGPAGLVEAVRPAYEVDGVPNDRLRVEYFKPPRTSGLAGGRLAFDRSGVVADNSGQSILEQAEAAGLSPTFGCRMGICFSCTATKTEGKVRNVLTGETSDRPDEEIRICVSSPEGDCAIDL, encoded by the coding sequence ATGAGCATCGCCGGCACCCTGCTGAGATCACGGGCCGTCGCCGCCCTTGCCTCGCCGCACGGGATCGACCGCTACCTCGAGCTCGTCAACCCGATGTGGGCTGCGCACGAGGTGCGGGCCCGCCTGGTCGAGATCCGTCGCGAGGTCGACGTCCCCGGCGAGCCGGCGGTCGCGACCCTGACGTTCCAGCCGACCAGCACCTGGCGCGGTCACCGTCCCGGGCAGTACGTGCAGCTCGCCGTGGACCTGCCGGGCGCCCGCCGGCTCACCCGGTGCTTCACGCTCTCCAGCGCCGGCTCGCGTCCCGGCGAGCGCTTCAGCGTCACGATGCGTGCCAACCCCGACGGCGAGGTCTCGCGCTACCTGGTCGATCAGGCCGCGGTCGGGCAGGTCGTGCACCTGTCCCAGGCGGCTGGTGACTTCGTCCTGCCCGACGCGGTCCCCGAGCACGTCCTGTTCATCACCGGCGGCTCCGGCATCACGCCGGCGATGGCGATGCTGCGCAGCCTGCTGCTGCGCACCCACCGCGGCCGGGTCACCTTCCTGCACTACACCCGCTCCGCGGAGCACCAGATCTTCCGCGCCGAGCTCGAGGAGATCGGCACCACCGGGTACGGCGTGGACCTGCACCTGGTCTACCCCGAGCAGGGCGGTCGCAACTTCTCCCCGATGGAGCTGGAGCGGATCGTGCCCCACTTCCGCGAGGTCGACACCTGGCTGTGCGGACCCGCGGGTCTGGTGGAGGCGGTGCGTCCGGCGTACGAGGTGGACGGCGTGCCGAACGACCGGCTCCGGGTGGAGTACTTCAAGCCACCGAGGACCAGCGGTCTCGCCGGCGGCCGGCTCGCGTTCGACAGATCCGGGGTCGTCGCCGACAACTCCGGGCAGAGCATCCTCGAGCAGGCCGAGGCGGCCGGTCTGAGCCCGACCTTCGGCTGCCGGATGGGCATCTGCTTCAGCTGCACAGCGACCAAGACGGAGGGGAAGGTCCGCAACGTGCTGACCGGTGAGACCTCCGACCGTCCCGACGAGGAGATCCGGATCTGCGTGAGCTCGCCCGAGGGCGACTGCGCGATCGATCTCTGA
- a CDS encoding TetR family transcriptional regulator, translating to MSETRAEQKERTRRAILDAALELTAETGLAGLSLRGVAKRVGIVPTAFYRHFDSIDALGLALVEESLVSLRAMLRAVRQPEALDSLVGVADASVDVLVEHVHAQRAHFAFLARERGAGPATVREAIRREIELCEHELATDLARLTDAGTWSARDLRAVSGLIVMLMVAGTEELLAARREQEAAVAETTRTRLRMVLIGVLHWQSRA from the coding sequence GTGAGCGAGACCCGTGCCGAACAGAAGGAGCGCACCCGCCGGGCGATCCTCGACGCGGCGCTGGAGCTCACCGCGGAGACGGGGCTCGCCGGGCTCTCCCTGCGAGGTGTGGCCAAGCGGGTCGGCATCGTGCCCACCGCCTTCTACAGGCACTTCGACTCCATCGACGCGCTGGGGCTCGCGCTGGTCGAGGAGTCCCTGGTCTCGCTGCGGGCGATGCTGCGCGCGGTCCGTCAGCCCGAGGCGCTCGACAGCCTCGTCGGCGTCGCCGACGCCTCCGTCGACGTCCTGGTCGAGCACGTGCACGCCCAGCGGGCGCACTTCGCATTCCTCGCCCGGGAGCGCGGCGCGGGCCCGGCGACCGTCCGGGAGGCGATCCGGCGCGAGATCGAGCTGTGCGAGCACGAGCTGGCCACCGACCTCGCCCGCCTCACCGATGCCGGCACCTGGTCGGCGCGCGACCTTCGCGCCGTCTCAGGGCTGATCGTGATGCTGATGGTCGCCGGCACCGAGGAGCTCCTGGCCGCCCGCCGCGAGCAGGAGGCGGCGGTGGCGGAGACGACCCGGACCCGGCTGCGGATGGTGCTCATCGGTGTGCTGCACTGGCAGTCGCGCGCCTGA